In one window of Gossypium hirsutum isolate 1008001.06 chromosome A01, Gossypium_hirsutum_v2.1, whole genome shotgun sequence DNA:
- the LOC107917013 gene encoding probable serine/threonine-protein kinase PBL23: MNCFSCCMSEEKINSKRSASLEKSGTNEFDANEAKTVAMPSFANISFKSDASRKRYISEEILKRGKSNITAKTFNYRDLCTATNNFNPENQLGEGGFGRVYKGQVEPNLQVVAIKQLDRNGYQGNREFLVEVLMLSLLNHPNLVTLVGYCADGDQRILVYEYMANGSLESHLLDIPPDKKPLDWNTRIQVAIGAAKGLEYLHETADPPVIYRDFKASNILLNQDFNPKLSDFGLAKIGPTGDKSHVSTRVMGTYGYCAPEYALTGQLTAKSDVYSFGVVFLEMITGRRVIDNSRPTEEQNLVNWATPLFKDRRNFQLMADPLLKGNYPSKGLHQALAVAAMCLQDDAAARPAMSDVVTALEYLTNGGGPEGEEEDDDEEEEDEEKKKSS; the protein is encoded by the exons ATGAATTGCTTTTCGTGTTGTATGTCAGAAGAGAAAATAAACAGCAAAAGGTCGGCATCATTGGAGAAGAGCGGTACCAATGAATTCGACGCCAATGAAGCCAAAACTGTGGCTATGCCTTCATTCGCCAATATTTCTTTCAAGAGTG ACGCAAGCAGAAAGAGATACATAAGCGAGGAAATACTGAAAAGGGGTAAAAGCAATATAACTGCAAAGACTTTTAATTACCGTGACCTATGCACTGCCACTAACAACTTCAACCCGGAGAATCAGCTTGGTGAAGGGGGTTTTGGGAGGGTCTACAAAGGGCAGGTTGAACCAAATCTg CAAGTTGTTGCTATCAAGCAACTTGACAGGAACGGATATCAAGGAAACAGGGAATTCTTGGTTGAGGTCTTGATGTTGAGTTTACTTAACCATCCTAACCTTGTAACTTTGGTTGGATATTGTGCCGATGGGGATCAAAGGATTTTGGTCTATGAATACATGGCTAATGGCTCCTTGGAGAGTCACCTTCTAG ATATACCCCCAGACAAGAAGCCATTGGACTGGAATACCAGGATACAAGTTGCAATAGGTGCGGCTAAAGGCCTTGAATACTTGCATGAAACAGCTGACCCCCCTGTGATATACCGTGACTTTAAAGCATCAAACATATTGTTGAACCAAGATTTCAATCCAAAGCTCTCGGATTTTGGGCTTGCAAAGATTGGTCCAACTGGAGATAAGTCGCATGTCTCCACCAGGGTTATGGGAACCTATGGCTATTGTGCACCCGAGTATGCACTTACAGGCCAATTGACTGCGAAATCCGATGTTTACagtttcggagttgtgtttctgGAAATGATCACGGGAAGAAGAGTAATAGACAATTCAAGaccaacagaagaacaaaatcttGTCAATTGG GCAACACCTTTGTTCAAAGATAGAAGGAATTTCCAATTAATGGCTGATCCATTGTTAAAAGGGAATTATCCCAGTAAGGGTCTCCACCAAGCACTTGCAGTTGCAGCAATGTGTCTGCAAGACGATGCAGCCGCTCGGCCTGCGATGAGTGATGTGGTAACCGCTCTAGAATACTTAACTAATGGCGGAGGAccagaaggagaagaagaagacgatgatgaagaagaagaggatgaagaaaaaaagaagagtagTTGA